Proteins from a genomic interval of Candidatus Methylomirabilota bacterium:
- a CDS encoding ATP-binding cassette domain-containing protein, whose product MSIKGFPILRGVTLEISAGGLVGLVGRNGAGKTSTLKGILGLVPVTGGRIALDGTDLSKVPAHKRAPLGIGYMPEDRRLIGALTVEDNILMPAWATGRADERQRLTYIYDIMPDVPPLARRRASTLSGGQQKMAALARAVMTGTKLLLLDEAFEGLSPATGEKFARTIQALQREGLAILIAESDDKRLDFVDTIYTIERGEIVEPTGAVPTRG is encoded by the coding sequence GTGAGCATCAAGGGGTTCCCCATCCTCCGAGGGGTCACCCTGGAAATCTCGGCAGGAGGCCTGGTTGGTCTGGTGGGCCGCAACGGCGCCGGAAAGACGAGCACCCTGAAGGGGATCCTGGGTCTGGTGCCGGTGACGGGCGGACGCATCGCGCTGGACGGTACGGACCTCTCGAAGGTGCCCGCGCACAAGCGCGCCCCGCTGGGGATCGGCTACATGCCCGAGGATCGACGGCTCATCGGCGCCTTGACGGTCGAGGACAACATCCTGATGCCGGCCTGGGCCACGGGGCGCGCGGATGAGCGCCAACGGCTCACGTACATCTACGACATCATGCCTGACGTGCCGCCGCTGGCCCGCCGTCGGGCCTCGACGCTCTCTGGCGGCCAGCAGAAGATGGCGGCGCTGGCCCGGGCGGTCATGACTGGCACGAAGCTCCTACTCCTGGATGAAGCGTTCGAAGGGCTCTCCCCCGCCACCGGTGAGAAGTTCGCCCGCACCATCCAGGCGCTCCAGCGCGAGGGGCTGGCCATCCTCATCGCCGAATCCGACGACAAGCGTCTCGACTTCGTCGACACCATCTACACCATCGAACGCGGTGAGATCGTCGAGCCTACTGGCGCCGTCCCGACTCGCGGATGA
- a CDS encoding branched-chain amino acid ABC transporter permease, protein RVYGRAEAIQLLLTFSIFLILDDLMKLIWGTKPLFVSEPYTLLGEFSLSGIRYSWYQVLLIAVAILFGGALVWAVRGTRIGKIVVSVINDREISQAIGINVNRINMLSFTLGAFCAALGGALIAPTIAVAPGFAVDATVLAFAVIAIGGMGNLEGAALGALMVGLLRAMAVHLLPEADLVVIYLAMIVVLVIRPQGLFGELQLRRI, encoded by the coding sequence GCGAGTGTACGGCCGGGCGGAGGCGATCCAGCTCCTGCTCACGTTTTCGATCTTCCTGATCCTGGACGATCTGATGAAGCTCATCTGGGGAACCAAGCCGTTGTTCGTCAGCGAGCCCTACACGCTCCTCGGGGAGTTCTCTCTCTCCGGCATTCGGTATTCCTGGTACCAGGTGCTGCTCATCGCGGTGGCCATCCTCTTCGGCGGGGCACTGGTCTGGGCAGTGCGCGGCACCCGCATCGGGAAGATTGTCGTCTCGGTCATCAACGATCGGGAGATCAGCCAGGCCATCGGCATCAACGTGAACCGCATCAACATGCTCTCCTTCACCCTGGGGGCCTTCTGTGCCGCCCTCGGGGGGGCCCTGATCGCTCCGACCATCGCCGTGGCGCCGGGCTTCGCCGTGGACGCCACGGTGCTCGCCTTCGCGGTGATCGCCATCGGGGGCATGGGAAACCTCGAGGGGGCAGCTCTCGGAGCGCTGATGGTGGGGCTGCTGCGAGCCATGGCCGTCCACCTCCTGCCGGAGGCCGACCTGGTGGTGATTTACCTGGCCATGATCGTGGTCCTCGTCATCCGCCCGCAGGGGCTCTTCGGCGAACTGCAGCTCCGGAGGATCTGA
- a CDS encoding ABC transporter ATP-binding protein, with protein MPEASVLRTIDLTKSFGMVTAADRINVEIRAGELVGIVGANGSGKTTFLNLITGYLTPEGGRILLMGEDRTGLPPRVITRLGIARSFQIPQLYTNMSVLDSILLSLAAQADKVGFWRPLYRPPWTDEGMEALERFGLKAYAQRPVSELPEGGRKLLDIALSFALKPKLLLMDEPTSGVSTKDKFQIMDTLIKVVQESRLTTIFVEHDMEVVQRYGQRVLAFNDGRVIADGRPEAVLADPDVRKAVLGRV; from the coding sequence GTGCCTGAGGCGTCGGTCCTGAGAACGATCGACCTGACCAAATCCTTCGGGATGGTCACGGCGGCCGATCGGATCAACGTGGAGATTCGCGCAGGCGAGCTGGTCGGCATCGTGGGAGCGAACGGGTCAGGCAAAACCACGTTCCTGAACTTGATCACCGGCTATCTGACGCCCGAAGGCGGTCGCATCCTGCTGATGGGGGAGGACCGCACCGGGCTGCCGCCCCGAGTGATCACCAGGCTCGGGATTGCCCGCTCGTTCCAGATCCCTCAGCTCTACACCAACATGAGCGTCCTGGACAGCATCCTGCTCTCGCTGGCGGCTCAGGCGGACAAGGTCGGCTTCTGGCGGCCTCTCTACCGGCCACCGTGGACGGACGAGGGCATGGAAGCCCTCGAGCGATTTGGCCTCAAGGCCTACGCCCAGCGGCCCGTCAGCGAGCTGCCGGAGGGCGGGCGGAAGCTGCTCGACATCGCCCTCTCTTTCGCGCTCAAGCCGAAGCTCCTCCTGATGGACGAGCCCACGAGCGGGGTCAGCACCAAGGACAAGTTCCAGATCATGGACACCCTCATCAAGGTCGTGCAGGAAAGCCGCCTCACGACGATCTTCGTGGAGCACGACATGGAAGTGGTGCAGCGCTACGGCCAGCGGGTGCTGGCCTTCAACGACGGTCGGGTCATTGCTGACGGGAGGCCGGAGGCGGTGCTGGCGGATCCGGACGTGCGGAAAGCTGTTCTGGGTCGGGTGTAA
- a CDS encoding branched-chain amino acid ABC transporter permease, with protein sequence MDANRLPLVPTAGAVFLLVVPFILPDWMKFIVTLAMAKFVAVLAVALFLRANLVTFGHAMFYAVGAYVVGFGVKWFRFHDMVVLLPLGALLGAGVAALVGLVMARYREVFFAMLNLAFSMMLYGVLLKLYWLTGGTDGLGVGVPTFLGYAPTREHLRDFLYYTTLGVAGIVIYVVYRFLASPLGFYLRALADNEIRIEYSGQSARRVLYITYIVSGALGGVSGVLAAFTVGHIVPEYSFWIQSGDFVFVAILGGYGSVVGPLIGSVAFEFIRTYASKYFPNEWQMTLGIIMLAIILFRPGGLWAIYESLAARFGKRTSEGQRA encoded by the coding sequence ATGGATGCCAATCGGCTCCCGCTGGTCCCCACGGCAGGGGCGGTGTTCCTCCTTGTCGTCCCCTTCATCTTGCCGGACTGGATGAAGTTCATCGTCACGCTGGCCATGGCCAAATTCGTGGCCGTGCTGGCGGTGGCGCTCTTTCTCAGGGCCAACTTGGTGACCTTCGGCCACGCCATGTTCTATGCCGTGGGCGCCTATGTGGTGGGCTTCGGGGTCAAGTGGTTTCGCTTCCACGACATGGTGGTGCTGCTCCCGCTCGGGGCTCTGTTGGGCGCCGGGGTGGCGGCCCTCGTCGGCCTGGTCATGGCCCGGTACCGCGAGGTGTTCTTCGCCATGCTCAACCTGGCCTTCTCCATGATGCTCTACGGCGTCCTTCTCAAGCTCTACTGGCTCACCGGCGGGACCGACGGGCTGGGCGTGGGGGTGCCCACGTTTCTCGGGTACGCGCCGACGAGGGAGCACCTCCGGGACTTCCTCTACTACACGACGCTGGGTGTCGCGGGAATCGTCATCTACGTGGTCTATCGTTTCCTGGCGTCCCCCCTCGGATTCTATCTCCGGGCCCTGGCGGACAACGAGATCCGCATCGAATACTCTGGCCAATCGGCGCGGCGCGTCCTGTACATCACCTACATCGTTTCCGGCGCGTTGGGCGGGGTGTCCGGGGTCCTGGCCGCCTTCACCGTCGGGCACATCGTGCCGGAGTATTCCTTCTGGATCCAGTCCGGCGACTTTGTCTTCGTGGCGATCCTGGGGGGGTATGGGAGCGTCGTCGGTCCCCTGATCGGCTCCGTCGCTTTCGAGTTCATCCGTACCTACGCCTCCAAGTACTTCCCGAACGAATGGCAGATGACCCTCGGCATCATCATGCTCGCGATCATCCTCTTCCGCCCCGGGGGACTCTGGGCCATCTACGAGTCCCTGGCGGCCCGGTTCGGGAAGCGGACGAGCGAGGGGCAGCGTGCCTGA